ATGATGTTTTCTTATTCCCGTGAACAATGGATTCTGGAAAAATGCTGTTTGCTGTGATGTTCTGCACTTTTGAATAATCTCTCATTTGTGTCGTTTGCTTTCAGGGCATCATGAGTGTGGAAAAGAAGGCACGCGAGCCATGCTGCTCCAAATTAAAGGTAATTATGCATTGTTTTCTTTAGCTTCCTTTTGAGCTGATAACAGTCCATTTAATCCCATCTGTAGATCTATAGTGCAGTTCTCTTTTTGATGAGATTTAGTTTAGCTCCAAACAGTATTTGTGCATGTACTctacaaattaaaaatgcatgaatgttCTTAAATTTGATGGCAATTTGTATTCATTTTAGATAGCCCAAGTGCACATTTCAATCAAAACATAAAAGGAAGTGTGTTAAAACTTTTAGTTATAGTttaattgggtgattctcacgaaaacttggttttaaaaatgtcaagcatgaaaatgtaaaaattgcattgcattgaaaaacaaagtctggagtaaatgggaacattaatttaaaaacttttacttatcatttaacactttttgtaacataattttaaaaattaaacttaaaaaatctcattaccgcaacagtcagaaaacatcaacactgacatattttcaaaatgacatgacaaacctgaaagaacataatttggagattctgcacatgcatttaaaatcaaagtattatgcttctattaattaaattaacatttaataagcatctgttgctgtaatgataatcaaaatgtcgtgtaagcattctgacaagataatatttcaaaaatgatcttacctggtagccatcttgaagtaactggtccatgtgctggtcactcaaaatcaaactttattaaaattctgtatgtgtgcttaaactgttctcaaaaagtgtgcggaggatgagaacatcaggcatggacacatcattttcctaatttttcttcattattattatacatgaatgttcagtaaatattttttctgtcatctaaagtagtctagcaaaacatccatttatttttttcttaatatttttgtgttaatttgattaaattacaacataacgcatgttcaaacacagccggacacattgcggtaatgagaatttcagcagaaaatgagataaaatttacaatcacacattgtgcaaggtagaacacagtattgtgttaattctgatgctttttaatgttactatattacacattttaaagcttaaaaatcattagtgccatagtgtttcaatggtttcgtgagaatcacccaattgtTATGGTAAAACAGATACAGTATATTGTTATTATAAAGTATTTGGACACTTTTTGAATATCAGACAATAGTGGTACATTGTTCGTGTGATGAACTACACCTGTTCCTAGGACACCTGTGTAAACATGAGAGTGACTTCATACAGTATATCCGAAAAATCTAAAAAGTAAAATGCAGATGCCACTTGTTGGTTTGCCATTGCATTTTTAACGTGTGGCTTAAGCATCAAAAACCATTTTGGTGCAATGTATGTTTTGAGTTTGGATGTGCTAACAAATATAAGGCCTAGTCTACTTTTAGCATTTAtcttaagtaaaaaaattacaaaaacataAATCAAGCACAGCAATACTCTACTAGTCTGCTATAGTATCTATGTGAGGTCACTGGGGCAAGGTTAGAGTTTTATGGGCTTGTTGATGATTAGTTTCTTTGTGTCtggttaaataataatataattaaatataacaatGTATGACTTCTGACACAAACTATTGCATAAAGTCTTTAATAATTCATCTTTTAAATGTTGAAGTTATTTATTGCTGTTCGTTCCACTGCACTGCTTCTCCTTTCAACAAAGTATTTTGTCGGTATAATGACACAGTGACTGAATAATATAATATAGTATTTATATGATACTCCAAGACTGACATAAACCACATGCAAAAGGTATTATCTGCTCTGGTATTTTTATTAGTGTTTGCTAAGGCTGTTACTTATTGTTTATGAACTTAAAAATATGAACAATAACATTTTAGTGTGCCAAGATTTTTTTTGACGTACACCCAATAaagtaaacaaataaaacaaaataaactaaCTTTAGATTCTAGAATCTAGATGGTTTGACATTATGTGGGGAAAATATAAATGTGCCAACATATTAATTTGTTTCAAAATGACAAttgtaatataatgtaattttaattaCTAATAAGAACACACAATGTGAGCCAAGGTGGAAAGTGCTTCACTTTTAAtaataaaggtgctttaaaggtttttcacagcgatgccataaactgtcagaaaaaaaactatacaAAGCAGGGCCCAGTTTCCCAAAATGTTCTTAtcgctaagtagttcttaacTTATTCCTTAACATCTCTCTTAACCCAATGGCACGATTCCCTACACATTTGTACGCTAAGTATAGACGTTTCAGCGgatgcacgtgatacacgtctggatccgaactttacttccggtttcgttttttttatggtctgactagttgctaaactgatctcttgaacaaatgcctcgtcaaaaataacaaatattttggttttctaggtaatctatgtgttggttttttgcttgttatataaataaactatgtttaaagaactttgctgttatttattcttagcggagtttacgggaagttacgtgcggaccgcgacagccgcacGCATAtgcacaaagttaaatcccgcgagtaatacCGTATTAATACTGTATTACTGTATCTTAAggatctattgtgtacctttaaaggtacagttaccctgtaactgttttgtacccctaTAATTTAACATACACAATATGCCCTTAGTATATAATACTATAGTACCCCTATAGTACCCCAAAATCTGTTGTATAAAGGTACTAAAATAAACCTGTAAGGGTACCACACTGGTTCTTTTATGTCATtgtgcattttatttatttattttgttatcaGAAATGTGGAActattttgaacaaaaaaagatttttgtgtGTATGACACAAGATTAGTCATGGCATTGAATTTACATTGACATATTGATGCACTACACCAATgatgcttttccattgcatgaTATGGCTCGGTTTGACTCACTTTTGGGGGTTTTCCACTGTGTACAATACCTTGTACCTGGTACTTTCTTAGCACCACCTTGAGAGAGGTTCTAAACGAATCATAACGATACTAAAATGTGATGTGTAAACAATTCAGATCACTGATTGATCAGAGCGAAGCATCACTACATGCATCATTATTAAATGTATGATTAGCTTACCTGTATTCACCATTGAGCAAACAACAAGTAATGTCGTCATCTAGCTTTGTTATACAAGATCCCAAAAGTTCCCGGTACTAAACTGCAGTGAAAAAAACAAACCGAGCCAAAGTAAAGCCAGCTGAGCTGAACCGCATCGTGCCGAGCTGCGTCGTACAACGCAATGGAAAAGCACAATCACTTCTGAATTTTTTGTTACTTGAAATGACaacaaaatgtgtgtgtgttgttcacccCCTCAGATGTTTCTGGTTGCCATGTCCGTTGTGTACTTTGCCAAAGCGTTTCAAGGCAGCTATATGAAAAGCTCCATCACTCAGATCGAGAGACGCTTTGACATTCCCAGCTCGCTCATAGGCTTCATTGATGGAAGTTTTGAAATTGGTAAGAATTAAAATCACGTTTTGCCTGCATGTATGTCTGTATTCGATTCAAAATATTaagtataaaaatgtatttactgtcCAGTGAGTCAGTTCCCTTAAGATCACATACTATGATGTTCTCTGCAAATtacatttaacaaaaaacaaatgtcTTAGAAAGTCATGTTTAGGTTAAAATACAGTTCTTCCTGTGGCTAAATTTTAGGAGCCACAAACTCTAATGCAGTAATAAAGTCTGTTCTGTTATATGGGCAATAATGAATGTCTGATATATTTGATTGTTCTTCTCAGGTAATCTGCTTGTAATAGCTTTTGTCAGTTACTTTGGCGCTAAGCTTCACAGACCGCGTCTTATAGGAGTTGGATGCTTAATTATGGCTCTGGGATCTTTAATAACAGCAATGCCACATTTCTTCCAAGGACTGTAAGTTAACGCTGaaaaattaactttaatgattgaatttagggctgtcaaaagattaatcacgattaatcgcgattaatcgcacacacacacacacatatatatatatatatatatataaatatgtgtctgtgtgtgtgtgtgtgtgcaattaatcacgattaatcatgtttctttacatgttttattttgtatgcgattaatcgcgattaatcttttgacagccctaattgtaTTATTTTACAGGGATCgtttaccccaaaatgaaaattctgtcagtatttactcaacctcatgttgttattttgttaaacacaaacaGATATATTTTGATTATAGATGATAGTCACACCGTTTACAGTACCCATTAAGTTCCAATTGCGAGTACTGGTTTAAGTTAGAGTCTCCCAAGTGAATTTCTGCTAATTTAACAcaaaatatgttattataaaagtaaataaaacaaattatagggaaaaaaatgtgtgtgtgttgcccACAGGTATAAATATGAGACAACAATTTCACATTCAACAACCAATGGAACAGAGAGTGCCCTGCCCTGCTTAGCCAATGGCAGTCTTACACAAGATAATGAACCTCCCACTGCGGAAAGTCAAGCTGGTAAGGTCTATCTatatacatatgaagagttcagatgcaaaaccccctaagtgcgtctgacatgttttcttgtaaaataGCATTAacctcttatgtttaggtttagtAATTTCACTTGAATGCCAGTgagtatgtttacatgcaaactCTCACAtcaattatgcttaataaactgagaatgtgtggggtcatgtaaacatgTAAAATGGTTTTCTTTTATCGGGGAATGCCCTTAAACggcaggtagttttttgctcattaccccaATTTCCTTAACAACTATTttccttaaccggctttctcgcAGTTCGGTTATGTGCGCATGTCTCTgcgtgtgaaagataaacgtcacatgCCCAAAGTGCCGCATAAAAGTCTGATCAACCCTCGCTGGGTCACCTGAGTGAGAATGTATGACGTTAAAAGACCCGATACGCCCTATGAACCTAGAAATATCCTTGTAGATGTGTCCCAAAAGAACAAATTGTTCAGCACTATAAAATAGCTGTGTTACAGTTAAACCTGCATTAGTTTttgccccgctcacccctactgtacagtactgtgcaaaagtcttaggcctccatgccaccattagatttgttgtttttgcaattgtactgatcatatataattgtttctcagtctatttattataatacaaccagaaaatacaggaaatgtgtatgtagtattaaaaactgtttaaaagtataagctgaagtgtcaagtatttagtgtAAACTCTCCTTTCACTtaagcaatagcaggcagctgcaggatctcttaatccgaaatgaaattaaatcctaatttctaattctaattaaatgacttcaggacttcagtctcctcaaaaaagctcaagatgtgttttgtgccaagagaggtcacactaaatactgactgatgcctgaagaagacatttagttctgaaaattcttttgtttttaattttgtgtacatatttcttgtattttcagtttgtatttgaataaaaaaaggTAAACACAgtacacagtactgtatatacagtgTCCACACATATATTAATTATACGAATGGTGtgacattaaattaaaaaagaaaacgttTGGCTTGTAATATGATTTTACTACCCACAACACAACAACACTGTCCTGTCACACTAGATTGCTAATGTAGCTTCTCATGTATCTACTTCTTTGATGTGCCTTAAATGTAACCGAGACTTTTTTTGCTTGTCTAGAGTCGTGTCTGTAGTTGTCTGATTGTTGTGTTTTCGGTCTTGCAGAGTGTGAGAAAGCTGCCGGTTCATCCTTATGGGTCTATGTCTTTCTCGGGAACATGCTTCGTGGGATCGGAGAGACGCCTGTCATGCCTCTTGGGTTGTCCTACTTAGATGACTTCTCAAGAGAGGAAAACACCGCTTTTTACCTGGGTATGATTGATAACTTCTTTAAAATACTACATTACAGTTCTCCCACACATTTAAGTCATATAACAACCTGGTAGTTACATTATAACCCCTGGTCAGTTTAACTAATGTGTAATCTTGGGCGATTAGCATAGACTGCTATATGTTTTTTACACACCATTAATTCCAACtaaattacataattgaatGAATTTCAATAAAGTTTTTGCTTTTCAGCTGTATTGCTTACTATATTAatttacaatgtgtttgtggtTATATAAACAGTCGGACAATGATATTTTACTCCCTTGTTCTTTTCAGCTTGCATTCAGACTGTGGGAATTATAGGGCCCATGTTTGGATTTATGCTGGGTTCTTTCTGTGCCAAACTTTATGTGGACATCGGAGCAGTGGACTTAGGTAACACTCTTTCAGCGGACTTTAACCAATCGGATTCTTTACCGGTATTTGCATGTTTGGCCACTGAGGACGGCAATCCtatttttgtttgctttttgaCTTGAACTGATAAAGACTcttatttaaatgtatgctTGCATCACTGCACGGGTTTCCCACTCTGTTATCTCTTAAACACAGCATTAGTTCAAATacttttaatactttatattttatttaaagcctCAAGCTTTGCATGTCGCTGTGAAACTGAACAAAACTTAGGATAAAAATTGATTAGGATAACAAACTGTTCCAGTAAAAAGTAAATAACAGTGACAAATATTCCCATTCATTCCTGCAGTTTTAAAGATGAACTTTATGATAGCCCTTAGTTTGCCCCaccaacacagtaaaacatatTGTTATATGACCTCTGTTTTAAAAAGTTACATGGCTTTAAGATAAAGCATGACATATTTTCACCATTTAGGGGTTCAATCATTGCATTCAGGGTTATGGGTTACACCGTTTTATGGTAAAGCATATACAGGTATGTTATAAATTTTTAGTGTTGTCTGGGTAAAAAAATAACTTGACCTCTATATAACTCCTAACTGGGCcaggtttcccaaaagcatcgtaacttaagtagcacttgaaaaacattgtagatctacgagtgctttGAAATAATCGTTAATTCATAAGTGCAACCTCgtaaggtcacctgcaggacaaccagcaaattgcactcctgcaatgacgataatgtaatgttttaaatgtatatttatttattgggttcttctttgtttatttgtttaaattactttaatataaattcaaatgagaaatcaaaattaatgactgaacataaataaataaaagaaggaaaatgtatttgctacaattttggtaaaagttgttACTAGAAAATTGATAAATTGTTCCTACCAAttctgctataattcatctacagtaaaaaaaaaattgaagggaaatctgattaaagaaaccagataaatatttacagtacagtgcaataatccataataataaataaacatagataataaaaacaaataataataataatcgaaactataatataaaatgcagaaggcatttcgcagtgggatgagtcctaactaaatatggaaaataatatttcattatgcacaaattattaaaacatttaaaaagtcattgaacaataatgaaaaatattatacatttttttagtgcacatcggctgaagatcattagcctaaacaagcttctgctacaaattcgagtcattctattggtgacatttcagcacttgataaacggatagcgactcgtaagtaggacttaaaacccagctgcgagcgatcgttttATGTGCACCTTTGGGAAACGCATGTAAACTAACAACaaatgttcgttaagtagctcgtagaaagcgcttTTAAGTCCTATGATCGGGAAAAAGTCTGCATTGATACAACACATACAACACAGgacacatttttgtcaaaataataataataataataataataataatttcatgTGTAGTTCAGTCAGTGGAGCATTGTGTCAGCAGAACCAAGGTTGTGGGTTACATTTCTAGGGAACAAACATGCTAACATTGTGGCATATAgtaaaaatgatgacaaaaaatgctgtaaatTGTATGTCTTCTTTCTTTATTAGATGCCATCACTATCAGCTATAAGGACTCGCGTTGGGTTGGCGCCTGGTGGCTGGGTTTTTTGATAACAGGTGTGGTGATGTTACTAGCCGGAATTCCCTTCTGGTTTCTTCCCAAGTCTCTTGTTAAGCAGGGTGAGACTGAagctgaaaaaaaatctaatgctCAAGAGGGTGAACAGGACACTTTCATTCCTGACAACAATAAAGACAGTTCCAAACCACCTGAGGTCTCCATGATGGCTCTGGCTAaagattttgttattttttaaagtttatatgATTTGTTTGCAAAGGTACCATGACTCTGTTATACTACTAAATTCTTGATATTTTCTAGATTTTCTGCCATCGTTGAAGAAACTCTTCAGCAACTCAGTTTACATCCTCATCATATGCACATCTTTAGTGCAAGTGAATGGTTTTATAGGAATGATCACGTTTAAGCCAAAGTTCATGGAGCAAATCTATGGCCAATCAGCATCAAGAGCAATCTTTCTGATAGGTGGGTTTACCCTTTTTACTTACAGTTGTGATTTCCAGTTTGGTGTTGTCCATGATTTACAGTGAGGTCTTATAAACAACAAGATGATATTTGTGAACCACAAAACCAGATGTAActcgcacgggtatatttgtagaaaaagccaaaaattgattatttattcacaaatgtatatttttttaatgccaaaaatcatgaAGATATTCCTACCATAAATGTATCAAAACTTAATTTTTGTGAGAGGAGGCTGCAAAATCGCGAACAAAATTGATGAGAAACTTGATGAGATACATTTGGCACCTAAATgtgattttcttaatatttcgTTTTTTTCACCCTCAGATAGAAAACATGAGCTATAAATCTAAAATGCACATTGTTATTTCCCCAGGCTTGTAAAAgcaaattaaaggattagtccattttcttaaaagaaaaatccagataatttactcaccaccatgtcatccaaaatgttgatgtctttctttgttcagtcgagaagaatttatgttttttgaggaaaacattgcaggatttttctcattttagtggactttaatagagcccaacatttaacacttaacgaaacatttaacagtatttttcaactgagtttcaaaggactctaaatgatctcaaacgaggcataagggtcttatctagcaaaacgattgtcatttttgacaataaaaataaaaaatatgcactttttaaccacaacttcacGTCTagtccggtcctgtgatg
The sequence above is a segment of the Misgurnus anguillicaudatus chromosome 1, ASM2758022v2, whole genome shotgun sequence genome. Coding sequences within it:
- the slco1d1 gene encoding solute carrier organic anion transporter family, member 1D1 translates to MVMTVWLLIRLNVITSNDKASPVSKVSSPSIHFEGNRHTAQGIMSVEKKAREPCCSKLKMFLVAMSVVYFAKAFQGSYMKSSITQIERRFDIPSSLIGFIDGSFEIGNLLVIAFVSYFGAKLHRPRLIGVGCLIMALGSLITAMPHFFQGLYKYETTISHSTTNGTESALPCLANGSLTQDNEPPTAESQAECEKAAGSSLWVYVFLGNMLRGIGETPVMPLGLSYLDDFSREENTAFYLACIQTVGIIGPMFGFMLGSFCAKLYVDIGAVDLDAITISYKDSRWVGAWWLGFLITGVVMLLAGIPFWFLPKSLVKQGETEAEKKSNAQEGEQDTFIPDNNKDSSKPPEVSMMALAKDFLPSLKKLFSNSVYILIICTSLVQVNGFIGMITFKPKFMEQIYGQSASRAIFLIGIMNLPAVALGIITGGFVMKRYKMNVLGAAKMAIGASILAFCSLLVQYFLKCDNSQVAGLTVSYEGTITFLKCIVTPALSYQQDTLISQCNMGCSCSLKHWDPICSSNGLTYASPCLAGCQTSTGIGKDMVFHNCTCIRESPLAYANMSAVLGQCSRKADCDFMFKIYMAVSVIGAFVSACGATPSYIILLRSINPELKSLALGIQTLIVRTLGGIPPPIYFGALIDKTCLKWGIKRCGGQGACRIYDSDAFRNTFLGLVYGLYAVSYLLWGLLFNRLSRRQKKLDLKQQLKASNQDGTVTTNGSGNAPSAIVKCSENPDQETTI